A region from the Corylus avellana chromosome ca7, CavTom2PMs-1.0 genome encodes:
- the LOC132187844 gene encoding uncharacterized protein LOC132187844, with translation MKEADISKSNTPLDLNAGTSNPDEHHLKSSRVEDEEHLCGEALIAETQEVYFKLSTLNVDEVDVSSIERNPGLHPPMWDYLVNQRDEIRQAYLKHGPYQLILRNEQYPLSRLKNHPRRFQASWFTQFSTWLEYSRSTDAAYCLPCYLFSMKALGRPRWDVFTIKGFRSWKKVHNGKNCAFLTHIGEDSCSPHNNAVKYYEDLRNQAQHIDKVLNAQSTEQILNNQLRVKTSIDVARWLAFQGCAFKGHDETLDSINRSNFLEMIQFLVSYNEKVTSVVLENAPQSAKYTSHTIQKEILHVIASKVRDKIREDIGNSKFYIIVDEARDEYKREQMAIVLRFVDKDGFIQERLFDIIHVKDTSALTLKNGISDVLSCYRLNIQNIRGQGYDGASNMRGE, from the coding sequence ATGAAAGAAGCCGACATTTCGAAAAGTAATACACCGTTGGATCTTAATGCCGGAACTTCAAATCCCGATGAACATCATCTTAAATCTTcaagggttgaagatgaagaacatcTTTGCGGAGAAGCTCTAATTGCGGAGACACAAGAggtttattttaaattatccACACTTAATGTTGATGAAGTTGATGTTTCTTCTATAGAACGAAATCCAGGATTACATCCTCCGATGTGGGACTATCTAGTCAATCAACGGGATGAAATAAGACAGGCTTATTTGAAACATGGTCCATATCAACTTATTCTTCGAAATGAACAATATCCTCTTTCTAGACTTAAAAATCACCCTCGTCGCTTTCAAGCTTCTTGGTTCACACAATTTTCAACTTGGCTTGAGTATTCTCGTTCTACAGATGCTGCATATTGTCTACCATGTTATCTTTTTTCTATGAAAGCACTTGGACGTCCTAGATGGGATGTATTTACTATAAAGGGATTTAGAAGTTGGAAAAAGGTTCATAATGGaaaaaattgtgcctttttGACTCATATTGGGGAGGATTCTtgttcacctcataataatgctGTGAAATATTATGAGGATTTGCGAAATCAAGCACAACATATTGATAAAGTATTGAATGCACAAAGTACCGAACAAATTCTAAATAATCAACTTCGTGTGAAAACTTCTATTGATGTTGCTAGGTGGCTTGCATTTCAAGGATGTGCTTTTAAAGGTCATGATGAGACTCTTGATTCAATAAATCGAAGTAATTTTCTTGAGATGATTCAATTTTTGGTATCATATAATGAGAAAGTTACAagtgttgttttggaaaatgctcCACAATCTGCAAAGTATACTTCACATACAATTCAAAAGGAGATTTTGCATGTCATTGCAAGTAAAGTGCGAGATAAAATTCGTGAAGATATTGGAAACTCTAAATTTTACATTATTGTTGATGAAGCACGAGATGAGTATAAGAGAGAACAAatggctattgttttgagatttgttgacaaagatggttttatacaagaacgTTTATTTGATATAATTCATGTTAAAGACACATCGGCATTGACTCTAAAGAATGGAATATCTGATGTTCTCTCTTGTTATCGCCTTAATATTCAAAATATCCGTGGACAAGGATATGATGGTGCTAGTAACATGCGTGGTGAATAG
- the LOC132187701 gene encoding serine/threonine-protein phosphatase 7-like isoform X4, with protein sequence MDREERIKNACKKIVECINAMSFVNLDDQRVHSLVMMREIARGVVENRDRKVTKSDVTRALHSSIEKMASACRDIVYKLSKMSYKGLDDERIQSLLRVKEIACKHAKVASVGSDLLIRESLVGEETLTSNNIDALVGGAEIMMIEGSLEVEAEVQNEDGHNAVQKRPVTRAKRACDKGVQDREAQRKILEDEPVEVEAQLGNEDDQNQEQEALSQPPLPQALIWPADDRVTLQWIQDVTSTIKQFSDNHTPSEFHSIMPIAVANKLIDSASSILSKEPNCVEIDCHGEDSRVVVVGDIHGQFHDLLYVLENAGFPSENQFYVFNGNYVDKGAWGLEVFLLLLAWKAFMPHRVYLLRGNHESKECTLTYGFEKEVKTKFGDQGEYVYNKCLECFKVLPLASIIAGSVYTTHGGLFRSIRIASSRRSRRKRIRRLELGSLNELSEVKRSLIDGPYEGLNILLADVLWSDPSLRQGLSKNKARGRGLWWGPDCTEAFLKMSKLKLIIRSHEGPDVRAGQHHLGDMLSGYCMDHDGESGKLYTLFSAPDYPQVEFGRKLYTNEGAYAVLKSPNFESPSFHSFKAVERPKADPFFTVDDEDKKASSNHEDEIASEDVDDEIDLGEQDLTSMMMWMAPNLFKFHRLLR encoded by the exons ATGGACCGTGAAGAGAGAATTAAAAATGCATGCAAGAAGATTGTGGAGTGTATAAATGCCATGTCTTTTGTGAACTTGGATGACCAACGGGTGCATTCACTAGTGATGATGAGAGAAATAGCACGTGGGGTTGTTGAAAATCGAGACAGAAAG GTCACTAAGAGTGATGTGACTAGAGCTTTGCACTCTAGTATTGAAAAGATG GCCAGTGCATGCAGGGATATTGTGTATAAATTAAGTAAGATGTCATATAAAGGCTTAGATGATGAACGGATTCAATCATTATTAAGGGTGAAAGAGATTGCATGTAAACATGCTAAAGTTGCTAGTGTTGGGAGTGATTTGCTGATTAGGGAAAGCTTGGTTGGTGAGGAAACACTGACAAGCAACAACATTGATGCCCTGGTTGGAGGAGCAGAAATTATGATGATTGAAGGGTCACTGGAGGTGGAAGCTGAGGTACAAAATGAAGATGGTCATAACGCGGTGCAGAAAAGGCCTGTGACTAGGGCAAAACGTGCCTGTGATAAGGGTGTGCAAGATAGAGAGGCACAAAGGAAGATTCTTGAAGATGAGCCGGTAGAGGTCGAAGCTCAGTTaggaaatgaagatgatcaaaATCAGGAGCAGGAGGCTTTGTCACAACCACCGCTTCCGCAAGCTCTTATATGGCCTGCAGATGACCGGGTAACGTTACAGTGGATTCAGGATGTGACATCCACCATTAAGCAGTTTTCAGATAATCACACCCCCTCCGAGTTTCATTCTATTATGCCAATTGCTGTGGCAAATAAACTTATTGATAGTGCTTCAAGTATCCTTTCCAAAGAACCAAACTGTGTGGAGATTGATTGCCATGGAGAGGATTCAAGAGTTGTTGTTGTGGGTGACATTCATGGTCAGTTCCATGATTTGCTTTATGTCCTTGAAAATGCGGGGTTTCCCTCCGAGAATCAGTTCTACGTCTTCAATGGGAACTATGTAGATAAAGGAGCATGGGGTTTGGAGGTATTTTTGCTCCTATTGGCTTGGAAG GCTTTTATGCCTCATAGAGTATATCTACTCCGCGGGAATCATGAGTCAAAAGAATGCACATTGACTTATGGTTTTGAGAAGGAGGTGAAGACCAAATTTGGTGATCAAGGTGAATATGTCTACAATAAATGTCTGGAGTGCTTTAAAGTGCTTCCTTTGGCCTCAATTATAGCTGGATCTGTTTATACAACTCATGGAGGGCTTTTCCGTAGTATACGCATTGCCTCATCACGAAGATCTAGAAGAAAAAGGATACGGAGGCTAGAACTTGGTTCTTTAAATGAGTTATCTGAAGTTAAAAGATCTCTTATCGACGGTCCTTATGAAGGCTTGAATATATTATTAGCTGATGTGCTATGGTCAGATCCATCACTTAGACAAGGTCTAAGTAAAAATAAAGCTCGAGGACGGGGTTTATGGTGGGGTCCTGATTGCACTGAAGCTTTCTTGAAAATGTCCAAGTTGAAG TTGATCATAAGATCACATGAAGGCCCTGATGTGAGGGCTGGTCAGCATCATCTTGGTGATATGCTAAGTGGGTATTGCATGGATCATGATGGAGAATCAGGGAAGCTATATACTCTGTTCAGTGCTCCAGATTACCCACAGGTTGAG TTTGGTAGAAAGCTGTATACAAATGAAGGAGCATATGCCGTACTTAAGTCGCCTAATTTTGAAAGTCCTTCCTTCCACTCATTCAAAGCTGTAGAAAGACCAAAG GCAGATCCCTTTTTCACTGTTGATGACGAAGATAAGAAGGCATCATCTAATCATGAAGATGAGATAGCTTCGGAAGATGTCGATGATGAGATAGATTTAGGTGAACAAGACCTTACATCAATG